In Solanum stenotomum isolate F172 unplaced genomic scaffold, ASM1918654v1 scaffold11730, whole genome shotgun sequence, the sequence AGAGATCAAcatgtcatttatttcatcaacaaaattatttttagttgttagaatAGCACGAGAAGTAATAAATGAAGTTTTTGTACAACATGTGTATAAATCAGGATAAGTATTTCTAAAGAGAAGATTTAGAGATTCTTTTTCAGAAGTAAAAGGAATAATGAGGGAATGAggaatttgaatttttccatggtcatttgttttttcttttccatcacCAATTCTCATTAAATATTCACAAAATTCAGGATCTTTAGTTGCACGCATATTCTTCGATAACTGTAATTTTTCAAGTTGATTCCAAATTTCAGAACACAATAAACTTTCACGAataaaatcttctttttttccactACGAACAATCAGAAGAGTTTGtctgaaatcaccattaaaaacAACTATTTTACCACCAAATAACGTATTTGTTTCCATTAGATCTCTTAAAAGTAACTCAAATGCTTCAACCATTTTCTTTTTTGCCATTGAAATTTCATCCCACACAATTAATCGTGCATCTCGTATTAAAGATGCTAATGAACTTTGTTTACTAATATTGCTAGTAAAATTTTCATTGACATCAATAGGAATTTTAAATCGAGAATGAGCAGTTCGACCTCCGGGAAGAAGTGAAGCTGCAACACCAGAACTTGCAGTTGCTAAAGCTATAAATCCCTTGTGTCTTATTGTAGCTAATAAAGCACGATATAAAAAACTTTTACCAGTTCCACCAGGACCATCAATATAGAATGCNCTTCCTTAGCTTCTCTTGCTATTGATGTAGGTTTGATATATTCTGAAATTAGTTCAAATTCATTAATGTCACGACCCATCGAATGAAGAACATCATTAATGCAATTTAATACTTTATAACGTATTTCTCTTACATTTAAGTTCAAACTTTTTTTGAAATCTTCAGACATTGAACTTTCAAATCTTTCCCATAATTCTCTAGGATTTGTTGGAttacaataaatcaataacataGCAAATAATTGTCTTAAACTGGATGGCATTTGATAACTTGCAGCTTCATACATGCATTCTACCAAATTATTATCACAAAGTAATAGTTCTCTTTTTTCTGCAGCTTCCCTAAATGAATTATATTGTACTCCATTTACAGTTCTCAGATCTTCATATGATTTTGGCCCTCTTACATTCATTAAAAGAAGTCTAAGATAGTATCTTTCTCCCTCGGTTGGA encodes:
- the LOC125849952 gene encoding uncharacterized protein LOC125849952, with the protein product MWTRRKRGHVIGRVVTCHPTEGERYYLRLLLMNVRGPKSYEDLRTVNGVQYNSFREAAEKRELLLCDNNLVECMYEAASYQMPSSLRQLFAMLLIYCNPTNPRELWERFESSMSEDFKKTTIRHKGFIALATASSGVAASLLPGGRTAHSRFKIPIDVNENFTSNISKQSSLASLIRDARLIVWDEISMAKKKMVEAFELLLRDLMETNTLFGGKIVVFNGDFRQTLLIVRSGKKEDFIRESLLCSEIWNQLEKLQLSKNMRATKDPEFCEYLMRIGDGKEKTNDHGKIQIPHSLIIPFTSEKESLNLLFRNTYPDLYTCCTKTSFITSRAILTTKNNFVDEINDMLISQFPNTEKVYIAIDETIDPKDQSEYEDFLHTLNPTGLPPYKLTLKKNCPIMLLRNLNPCEGLCNGTRLICNDLKPHVISATISSDDFKNTHVFIPRIPLMTSKYEKLPLPFKRTQFPVRLCFAMIINKAQRQTLDFVGIYLREPVFSHGQLYVALSRATSSRNVKVLIRPPIIDENDDHSTYNVVYNEIIENAFS